One part of the Aureibacillus halotolerans genome encodes these proteins:
- a CDS encoding AraC family transcriptional regulator: MTFEGDPLDQRSIDAFRLEEYKFPNIKTSFELYGMHIRKVSAGWEYPVHEHAMYEINLVTEGAQRFYVDGELYEQKQGDMMLIRPNVRHSSEGAGEEFTYFCLHFNLEDRWFLPFFQQSNQSFYPARASLVRQIRPFLDRLMAMIKQPSHQLAIYALMFEMLGALTTALSLQDKTSAVPGHTIQLAYDIAEQLEKYILVSETLHEQTSKRKGIVTRVAEELSFSESYIQKVFRQVYHLSPRQYVSMRKLNHCKTSLQHSQMSIEELSLVMGYRDVAHFSRQFKRWSGLSPSQYREIQKSQTTYPHGP; this comes from the coding sequence ATGACATTCGAGGGAGATCCATTAGATCAGCGGTCCATCGATGCCTTCCGTCTGGAGGAATATAAATTTCCGAATATCAAGACATCCTTCGAACTGTACGGCATGCACATTCGAAAAGTTTCGGCAGGATGGGAGTATCCTGTTCATGAGCATGCGATGTATGAAATTAATTTAGTTACAGAAGGCGCGCAGCGGTTTTATGTGGACGGGGAGCTTTACGAGCAGAAACAAGGGGACATGATGCTCATCCGGCCGAATGTACGACATTCCAGCGAAGGAGCGGGAGAGGAGTTCACCTATTTTTGCCTGCATTTTAATCTGGAGGATCGTTGGTTCCTCCCCTTCTTTCAACAGTCTAATCAAAGTTTTTATCCTGCACGGGCAAGCCTTGTTCGTCAGATCCGTCCGTTTTTAGATCGCTTGATGGCAATGATAAAGCAGCCTTCTCATCAGCTTGCGATCTATGCGCTCATGTTTGAGATGCTTGGCGCGCTAACAACGGCGCTGTCGTTACAAGACAAAACGAGCGCAGTGCCAGGACACACCATTCAGCTTGCCTATGACATTGCCGAACAACTTGAAAAATATATCTTGGTTTCTGAAACATTGCACGAACAGACGTCGAAAAGGAAAGGCATTGTCACGAGGGTTGCAGAGGAGTTGAGCTTTAGTGAATCCTACATTCAAAAAGTATTCAGGCAAGTCTACCACCTCTCTCCTCGCCAATACGTTTCCATGCGTAAATTGAACCACTGCAAGACAAGTCTCCAGCATAGCCAAATGTCGATTGAAGAGCTCTCCCTTGTCATGGGATATCGGGATGTGGCGCACTTCAGTCGCCAGTTCAAACGCTGGTCAGGGTTGTCGCCATCTCAGTATCGAGAGATCCAAAAAAGCCAGACGACGTATCCACATGGACCATAG
- a CDS encoding GNAT family N-acetyltransferase, which translates to MHPTQRLQFRRYTMEDLMFYTSLWQHPDVVRFIGNGQKKTSEEARRSLQYWVLPGYKDGLGLHLILDAKTHQPIGHAGLVRQLVDGRTEIEIGYWLLPEYWGKGLAKEAAAACMDYGENVLGIQRFICLIHPNHPASIFVALRIGMAYEKTSAYNGRDVLVYANTASM; encoded by the coding sequence ATGCATCCGACGCAACGATTGCAATTCCGACGCTATACAATGGAAGACTTGATGTTTTATACATCACTTTGGCAACATCCTGATGTCGTCCGTTTTATAGGCAATGGGCAGAAAAAGACCTCCGAGGAGGCCCGACGAAGCTTGCAATATTGGGTGCTGCCAGGGTACAAAGATGGGTTAGGACTCCATCTGATTTTGGATGCCAAAACCCATCAACCGATAGGTCACGCTGGGCTTGTGCGTCAGCTTGTCGATGGACGCACAGAGATTGAAATTGGCTATTGGTTGTTGCCGGAATACTGGGGCAAAGGTTTGGCAAAGGAAGCTGCGGCTGCCTGTATGGACTATGGGGAAAATGTATTAGGCATTCAACGATTTATATGCCTCATTCACCCGAACCACCCAGCATCTATCTTTGTTGCACTACGTATTGGCATGGCCTACGAAAAAACGAGTGCCTACAATGGCAGGGATGTGCTCGTTTATGCAAACACGGCATCAATGTGA
- a CDS encoding DUF1516 family protein, which yields MIDGMQAAHEGSWAFVVILFVLSYLFANVKVLPMILRLFYVIMIFSGGYMLFSYGFPLHFVIKAILAIVAIGLMEATLGKKKRGEKAVGLFVAVIVVLLLVVLLGYGVLG from the coding sequence ATGATTGACGGTATGCAGGCAGCTCATGAAGGCTCATGGGCATTTGTCGTAATTCTATTTGTATTGTCTTACCTGTTTGCGAATGTTAAAGTCCTGCCAATGATTTTACGTTTGTTTTATGTCATTATGATTTTCTCGGGTGGCTATATGCTGTTTAGTTATGGCTTTCCACTCCATTTTGTGATTAAAGCCATTTTGGCGATTGTCGCCATTGGGCTGATGGAAGCAACACTTGGCAAGAAGAAACGTGGCGAAAAAGCTGTTGGACTTTTCGTAGCCGTTATCGTTGTGCTTCTTCTCGTGGTTTTGCTTGGCTATGGTGTGCTTGGTTAA
- a CDS encoding glucose PTS transporter subunit IIA, whose product MLDFLQRLGKALMLPIAVLPAAGILIGIGLLMQEYSIAGGAFVQDAGLGITGNLAIIFAAGVAVGFAKDSHGAAAIAGVIGYFILSQGLIAIGGEDIDMGVLGGLLSGVTAGLLYNRFNNIQLPEFLAFFGGRRFVPIATAGLMLLVTIILGFVWPPIQGLVEAGGQSIVDAGAAGAGIFGFINRLLIPFGLHHVINTLVWFQFGEYNGVTGDLNRFLEGDPEAGIFMGGFYVIMMFGIPGAALAIGLAAKKERRKATLFAMSSLAFTSFFTGITEPVEFSFMFLAPLLYLIHAILTGSALYLATLFDVHHGFGFSAGVIDFVLQSAQGRGELTLLIMGVVYFFVYLGLFYFAIRFFDLKTPGREDEDEELAVAGSPGHVDTNPSGSSKFDQQSLQFIEDLGGGSNIRTLDHCATRLRLTVENMDQINEAALKSHGARGVMKVSKTNLQVIVGTQVEFVYNAMKDLLKNKSTNADQSNESSTRNETAEQTADPNDIAAVAAPLSGKLIPLADVNDDMFSTGMMGDGFAIEPSDGTVCSPVYARVEMIADTTHAIGLKTKAGTELLLHIGIDTVALKGDGFTALVEVGDTVHPGQALINFDLERVKKQASVVTPLIFTNLPEGWAVEHMATGDVTAGQTGIIRAKADTGSH is encoded by the coding sequence ATGCTCGATTTTTTACAACGGTTAGGCAAAGCCCTAATGCTTCCGATTGCTGTTCTGCCGGCAGCAGGTATTTTAATAGGTATCGGACTCTTAATGCAAGAATACTCCATCGCTGGAGGGGCATTTGTCCAAGACGCTGGACTCGGCATTACCGGCAATCTCGCAATTATTTTTGCGGCTGGTGTTGCGGTCGGGTTTGCAAAGGATAGTCATGGCGCGGCTGCGATCGCAGGGGTCATAGGTTATTTTATTCTTTCCCAAGGGTTGATCGCGATTGGTGGTGAGGATATTGATATGGGCGTGCTCGGAGGTTTACTCTCTGGGGTGACTGCCGGTTTACTCTACAATCGCTTTAACAATATTCAGCTCCCCGAATTCCTCGCTTTCTTTGGTGGTCGGCGATTTGTTCCGATTGCTACGGCGGGACTTATGCTTCTCGTTACGATTATCCTAGGCTTTGTATGGCCGCCTATTCAAGGATTGGTCGAGGCAGGAGGGCAATCCATTGTAGATGCCGGGGCAGCTGGGGCAGGAATTTTTGGTTTTATTAACCGTCTGTTGATTCCTTTTGGCCTTCATCATGTCATTAATACACTCGTCTGGTTTCAATTTGGCGAATATAACGGCGTTACGGGAGATTTGAACCGCTTTTTAGAAGGAGACCCTGAGGCTGGCATTTTCATGGGTGGGTTTTATGTCATCATGATGTTTGGTATTCCAGGTGCTGCACTAGCGATTGGTCTTGCTGCGAAAAAGGAACGCCGAAAAGCAACACTGTTTGCGATGTCTAGCCTTGCGTTCACTTCCTTTTTCACCGGCATCACAGAACCTGTTGAATTCTCGTTTATGTTTTTGGCACCACTGCTCTATCTCATCCATGCCATTCTCACCGGATCGGCGCTGTATTTAGCCACGTTATTCGATGTGCATCACGGCTTCGGCTTTTCAGCAGGTGTGATTGATTTTGTTCTCCAATCCGCCCAAGGGCGTGGAGAATTAACATTATTGATCATGGGCGTTGTTTACTTTTTCGTCTATCTCGGGCTCTTTTATTTCGCCATTCGCTTTTTTGATCTAAAAACACCTGGTCGTGAGGATGAGGATGAGGAGCTTGCCGTAGCTGGCAGCCCTGGTCATGTCGATACAAACCCCTCCGGCTCATCGAAATTTGATCAGCAGTCCTTGCAGTTTATTGAAGATCTAGGAGGCGGCAGCAACATCCGTACCCTGGACCATTGCGCCACCAGATTGCGCTTAACTGTAGAAAATATGGATCAAATCAATGAAGCAGCGTTAAAATCGCATGGCGCTAGGGGTGTCATGAAGGTCAGCAAAACAAACCTTCAAGTCATCGTTGGCACACAGGTTGAATTTGTCTACAATGCCATGAAGGATTTGCTTAAGAATAAAAGCACCAATGCGGATCAATCCAATGAATCCTCTACACGAAATGAGACCGCAGAGCAAACAGCCGATCCGAATGATATTGCCGCTGTAGCTGCACCCCTATCTGGAAAGCTCATCCCTCTTGCGGACGTCAATGATGACATGTTCTCTACAGGAATGATGGGGGACGGCTTTGCGATCGAGCCAAGCGACGGGACCGTTTGCTCCCCTGTTTATGCCCGTGTCGAAATGATTGCCGACACGACACATGCCATTGGCTTGAAAACAAAAGCAGGAACCGAGTTACTTCTTCATATTGGGATTGACACTGTTGCATTGAAAGGCGATGGGTTTACTGCCCTCGTTGAAGTGGGCGATACTGTTCATCCGGGGCAGGCATTAATCAACTTTGATCTGGAGCGCGTTAAAAAACAAGCGTCTGTGGTCACGCCACTTATTTTCACCAACTTGCCTGAAGGTTGGGCAGTAGAGCACATGGCTACAGGAGATGTGACAGCTGGTCAGACTGGCATTATCCGAGCAAAAGCGGACACTGGTTCACATTGA